One region of Streptomyces leeuwenhoekii genomic DNA includes:
- the sufB gene encoding Fe-S cluster assembly protein SufB, translating into MTLPTETAHPELEGLGTYEYGWADRDEAGASARRGLDEDVVRDISAKKDEPEWMTKLRLKGLKLFEKKPMPNWGSDLSGIDFDNIKYFVRSTEKQAESWEDLPEDIKNTYDKLGIPEAEKKRLVAGVAAQYESEVVYHQIREDLEEQGVIFLDTDTALKQHPELFKEYFGTVIPAGDNKFAALNTAVWSGGSFIYVPPGVHVEIPLQAYFRINTENMGQFERTLIIVDEGAYVHYVEGCTAPIYKSDSLHSAVVEIIVKKNARCRYTTIQNWSNNVYNLVTKRAVAYEGATMEWIDGNIGSKVTMKYPAVYLMGEHAKGETLSIAFAGEGQHQDAGAKMVHMAPNTSSNIVSKSVARGGGRTSYRGLIEIGEGAPGSKSNVLCDALLVDTISRSDTYPYVDVREDDVSMGHEATVSKVSEDQLFYLMSRGLSEDEAMAMIVRGFVEPIAKELPMEYALELNRLIELQMEGAVG; encoded by the coding sequence ATGACTCTCCCCACGGAGACTGCCCACCCTGAGCTCGAGGGCCTGGGCACGTACGAATACGGCTGGGCCGACCGGGACGAGGCCGGTGCGTCGGCGCGTCGCGGCCTGGACGAGGACGTCGTCCGGGACATCTCCGCGAAGAAGGACGAGCCGGAGTGGATGACCAAGCTCCGCCTCAAGGGCCTGAAGCTCTTCGAGAAGAAGCCCATGCCGAACTGGGGCTCGGACCTGTCCGGGATCGACTTCGACAACATCAAGTACTTCGTGCGCTCCACGGAGAAGCAGGCGGAGTCCTGGGAGGACCTGCCCGAGGACATCAAGAACACGTACGACAAGCTGGGCATCCCCGAGGCCGAGAAGAAGCGCCTCGTGGCCGGTGTCGCGGCCCAGTACGAGTCCGAGGTCGTCTACCACCAGATCCGCGAGGACCTGGAGGAGCAGGGCGTCATCTTCCTGGACACCGACACGGCCCTGAAGCAGCACCCGGAGCTCTTCAAGGAGTACTTCGGCACCGTCATCCCGGCCGGTGACAACAAGTTCGCCGCGCTGAACACCGCGGTGTGGTCGGGCGGCTCGTTCATCTACGTCCCGCCGGGCGTGCACGTGGAGATCCCGCTCCAGGCCTACTTCCGTATCAACACGGAGAACATGGGCCAGTTCGAGCGGACCCTGATCATCGTCGACGAGGGTGCCTACGTGCACTACGTCGAGGGCTGCACCGCCCCGATCTACAAGTCGGACTCGCTGCACTCCGCGGTCGTCGAGATCATCGTCAAGAAGAACGCCCGCTGCCGCTACACGACCATCCAGAACTGGTCGAACAACGTCTACAACCTGGTCACCAAGCGCGCCGTGGCCTACGAGGGCGCGACCATGGAGTGGATCGACGGCAACATCGGCTCCAAGGTGACGATGAAGTACCCGGCCGTCTACCTGATGGGCGAGCACGCCAAGGGCGAGACCCTGTCCATCGCCTTCGCCGGCGAGGGCCAGCACCAGGACGCGGGCGCCAAGATGGTCCACATGGCCCCGAACACCTCGTCCAACATCGTCTCCAAGTCGGTGGCGCGCGGCGGTGGCCGTACCTCCTACCGCGGTCTGATCGAGATCGGCGAGGGCGCTCCGGGCTCGAAGTCCAACGTGCTCTGCGACGCGCTCCTGGTCGACACGATCTCCCGCTCCGACACGTACCCCTACGTGGACGTCCGCGAGGACGACGTGTCCATGGGCCACGAGGCGACCGTCTCCAAGGTCTCCGAGGACCAGCTCTTCTACCTGATGAGCCGCGGTCTGAGCGAGGACGAGGCCATGGCGATGATCGTGCGCGGCTTCGTCGAGCCGATCGCCAAGGAGCTGCCGATGGAGTACGCGCTGGAGCTCAACCGGCTGATCGAGCTGCAGATGGAGGGCGCGGTCGGCTGA